A part of Nostoc sp. KVJ3 genomic DNA contains:
- a CDS encoding glycosyltransferase family 2 protein: MKSHRVCPARSTHPSHSRQTYWYRPAIHGAVAATTGDYIGWVDSDDILAPTALEQTISILNNHPLVGLVYTDYQLMDEQGNLYGIGQRCQIPYSKERLLVDFMIFHFRLIRRTVYEQVGGIDPNFTYAEEYDLCLKLSEVTEFYHIAQPLYYYRRHSGNLTNQQFEPIRWSQKAINNALKRRGLDSQYELSMQVVAHFTIKSKHRSQNTSNSPQQILNSPTTVSIIIPTYNRKHYLKYALDSVCCQTYTDYEIIVVDDGSTDGTADWIQTHYPQVKLLQIPTNTGAAAARNLGIKNALGQFIAFLDSDDQWLPDYLQHQIDTLKQTPTAVLSYCNYIAITSVDHKGDQMSLSPSHPDDLIFSMLWRCFIHTLSQVVVPKSVFQTVGLLNEQLKGCHDWEFYLRLFAHGSPVHIPKYLVRKRWLPDSIVTQSNCTGWLANGLQVLEEFYRRPANACYSDLRPTIETHFRTTVEQFKSYIFPAFNQNQSQSITASLVSIIISSDNARRFAACLHSCQQQIYQNLEIIIVEHDSTEDLSEISRQFASTTKGRVILTQCQQPGASSAYNQGLALATGDYIQWLDGSDELTKEKIALQVAALEQNRQFDIAYGDWQWCFYQNEQCQLRIAFAFQQNDDERMQRLMHNWQPLHAFLIRRSTAVRLQELQVWNDPQTQLDADREYLTLAAMVGFRFLHVQNSTVLYNHFSSSQIILSDSYVLRVERLKQMFLRFQYHATMQPLGEITEQHWFLLKQSWDLWKLAPVTLERHGEEAFFLQHSQKELGIPLNLAQARIVSALYKSEQACTLEDHARQIVRMFWKQIVQQPGGEAKNVAAELTRWVGLAHPETSDSSPRQLGHTGSQSTSLLQASIDAIPLSAPLFVEQQLAVLYVLDKLRTAGMLNQVSAPQSEINQSMPAR, encoded by the coding sequence TTGAAATCGCATCGAGTATGCCCAGCAAGATCAACGCATCCGAGTCATAGCCGCCAAACATACTGGTATCGCCCTGCTATCCACGGGGCTGTTGCTGCAACTACTGGAGATTATATCGGTTGGGTAGACAGTGACGATATTCTAGCTCCAACCGCCTTAGAACAGACAATTTCCATTCTGAATAACCACCCCTTGGTAGGACTTGTTTACACAGACTATCAACTAATGGACGAACAGGGGAACCTGTATGGAATCGGGCAGCGTTGCCAAATCCCCTATTCCAAAGAACGGCTACTTGTTGACTTTATGATCTTCCATTTCCGCCTAATACGCCGCACCGTTTACGAGCAAGTGGGAGGTATTGATCCGAACTTTACTTATGCTGAAGAGTATGATTTGTGTCTAAAACTCTCTGAAGTCACTGAATTTTACCATATCGCCCAGCCTCTCTACTATTATCGTCGTCACTCTGGTAACTTGACTAACCAACAGTTTGAACCGATTCGCTGGTCTCAAAAAGCAATCAATAACGCACTCAAAAGGCGGGGGTTAGACAGCCAATATGAGCTATCTATGCAAGTCGTCGCTCATTTTACTATTAAATCTAAACACCGCTCTCAAAACACTTCTAACTCCCCTCAGCAAATTTTAAATTCACCAACCACTGTTTCGATTATCATTCCAACTTACAATCGGAAACATTATCTTAAATACGCTCTCGATAGCGTCTGTTGTCAAACCTATACTGACTACGAAATAATCGTAGTTGATGACGGCTCCACTGATGGGACTGCGGATTGGATTCAAACCCATTATCCACAGGTCAAACTGTTACAAATACCCACTAATACTGGTGCTGCTGCCGCTAGAAATTTGGGCATCAAAAACGCGCTGGGACAATTTATCGCCTTTCTCGATAGCGACGACCAATGGCTACCAGACTACTTGCAACATCAAATTGACACTCTCAAACAAACACCCACTGCTGTCCTCAGCTACTGCAACTATATCGCCATTACTAGCGTTGACCACAAGGGCGACCAAATGAGCCTCAGTCCAAGCCATCCAGACGACCTAATTTTTTCGATGCTTTGGCGATGCTTCATTCACACACTCTCTCAAGTCGTCGTACCCAAATCAGTCTTCCAAACAGTTGGTTTATTAAACGAACAGTTGAAAGGCTGTCATGACTGGGAGTTTTACTTGAGACTGTTTGCACACGGGTCTCCAGTACATATTCCCAAGTATTTAGTTCGCAAACGCTGGTTGCCTGACAGCATCGTTACTCAATCTAACTGTACTGGATGGTTAGCAAATGGGCTTCAAGTCCTAGAAGAATTTTATCGTCGCCCCGCCAACGCCTGCTACAGCGATTTGCGACCAACCATTGAAACTCATTTTCGTACAACTGTAGAACAATTCAAGTCATACATTTTCCCCGCTTTCAATCAAAATCAGAGCCAGTCCATCACTGCCTCCCTAGTTTCCATTATTATCTCTAGTGATAACGCCAGGAGATTTGCTGCCTGCCTACACAGTTGCCAACAACAAATTTATCAGAATCTGGAAATTATTATTGTTGAACACGACTCAACCGAGGACTTGAGCGAAATTAGTCGCCAATTTGCCAGCACAACTAAAGGACGTGTAATCTTAACTCAATGCCAGCAACCAGGAGCAAGTTCTGCTTACAATCAGGGATTAGCTTTAGCTACTGGTGACTATATCCAATGGCTGGATGGTTCAGATGAATTGACAAAAGAAAAAATTGCCTTGCAAGTAGCAGCATTAGAACAAAATCGTCAGTTTGACATTGCCTATGGTGATTGGCAATGGTGCTTTTATCAAAACGAGCAGTGTCAATTAAGAATTGCTTTTGCATTCCAGCAGAATGACGATGAAAGAATGCAGAGACTAATGCATAACTGGCAACCTCTTCATGCCTTCCTAATTCGTCGCTCTACAGCAGTGCGCTTGCAAGAGTTACAAGTGTGGAATGATCCACAGACTCAATTGGATGCAGACCGGGAGTATTTAACTCTAGCAGCAATGGTGGGGTTTCGTTTTCTTCACGTTCAAAATTCTACCGTACTCTACAATCATTTCTCCTCCAGTCAGATAATTTTGTCCGACTCTTATGTTCTGAGAGTCGAGAGACTCAAGCAAATGTTTTTACGCTTTCAATACCATGCCACAATGCAGCCACTAGGTGAGATTACAGAACAACATTGGTTTCTGCTCAAGCAAAGTTGGGATTTGTGGAAACTCGCACCAGTTACACTTGAGCGACACGGAGAAGAAGCTTTTTTTCTTCAGCACTCTCAAAAAGAGCTAGGAATACCGCTCAACTTAGCCCAAGCCAGGATAGTCAGCGCCTTATACAAATCTGAGCAAGCTTGCACTTTAGAAGATCATGCTCGTCAAATTGTGCGGATGTTTTGGAAGCAAATCGTTCAACAGCCTGGAGGTGAGGCAAAAAATGTTGCAGCCGAACTCACAAGATGGGTAGGACTTGCTCATCCTGAAACTTCTGATTCTTCCCCTCGTCAACTGGGGCACACTGGCAGTCAAAGTACATCTTTACTGCAAGCCTCAATTGATGCAATTCCGTTGTCTGCCCCGTTGTTTGTAGAACAGCAATTGGCAGTGCTTTACGTACTGGACAAACTTCGGACTGCTGGAATGCTTAACCAAGTTTCTGCTCCACAGTCAGAAATAAATCAGTCAATGCCAGCTAGATAA
- a CDS encoding glycosyltransferase family 2 protein, which yields MKKSVSIVITVYNRENYLAAAIKSVLAQTWSDLELLIWDDGSTDRSVEIASSMPSKINASES from the coding sequence ATGAAAAAATCTGTTTCTATCGTCATCACAGTTTACAATCGAGAAAACTACCTTGCTGCGGCAATAAAAAGTGTCCTAGCTCAAACTTGGTCTGACTTAGAATTGTTAATCTGGGACGATGGCTCTACAGATCGTTCCGTTGAAATCGCATCGAGTATGCCCAGCAAGATCAACGCATCCGAGTCATAG
- a CDS encoding toprim domain-containing protein, with product MTAELQSHAEKIAILSISDYVEQSTVESALTETVLELTQQLSQYKEELITAKTTFNDLDAVLANELQSYLEKRAISSISDYIEQSAVESALTQTVLELTQQLSQYKEELITAKTTFNDLDAVLANELQSYLEKRAISSISDYIEQSTVESALTETVLELTQQLSQNQQQLSAGRTIFDDLEAAIVYLEQLHRSQKPVDAIALNQTPTITTDEPKLTPNQTAELYEYYSADLQNLLVTDRDKEIAIRALLDDKPAQDVEEIIFASPAGWTIDEAKALVLIANNQLAHLQEQPQFVPPPEDESKRQVLQYYLTQKRAITNFLVQPLQRQGLGYIDQQAQVVFIKRGLDGSKSGALVWDTARIDNRCTEYPENSDGLRPAGGDRSPGWFHFKLGGEPDDKIERVYLCSSPIDALTMAEIDRNAHKGQPPVRTMYMAVDDQDNLPFELLRNISRIGLAFNNDDLGNEAAQVVQEMLPQAKRIAPKGLSWNEVFVRERQQQQEMLEQKQRGRGFSR from the coding sequence TTGACGGCTGAGTTACAATCTCATGCAGAGAAGATAGCTATCTTATCAATCTCTGATTACGTTGAGCAATCGACTGTTGAATCTGCCTTAACTGAAACAGTATTAGAATTAACGCAACAACTTTCTCAATACAAAGAGGAACTCATTACAGCTAAAACTACATTCAATGACCTGGATGCAGTACTTGCGAATGAGTTACAATCATATCTAGAGAAAAGAGCTATTTCATCGATTTCTGATTATATTGAGCAATCGGCTGTTGAATCAGCATTAACCCAAACAGTATTAGAATTAACGCAACAACTTTCTCAATACAAAGAGGAACTCATTACAGCTAAAACTACATTCAATGACCTGGATGCAGTACTTGCGAATGAGTTACAATCATATCTAGAGAAGAGAGCCATTTCATCAATTTCTGATTATATTGAGCAATCGACTGTTGAATCGGCCTTAACTGAAACAGTATTAGAATTAACACAACAACTTTCTCAAAATCAGCAGCAGCTATCAGCCGGAAGAACCATATTCGACGACCTGGAAGCAGCGATTGTTTATTTGGAGCAACTCCATAGATCGCAAAAACCAGTAGACGCAATTGCTCTTAATCAAACTCCAACTATAACCACAGATGAACCAAAGCTAACCCCGAATCAAACAGCCGAGTTATATGAGTATTACAGCGCCGACTTGCAAAACTTATTAGTGACTGACCGAGATAAAGAAATTGCAATCAGGGCGCTATTAGATGATAAACCAGCCCAAGATGTTGAAGAAATTATCTTTGCCAGTCCAGCCGGATGGACTATTGATGAAGCTAAAGCATTAGTTTTAATCGCTAACAATCAACTGGCACACTTACAAGAACAACCCCAGTTTGTACCTCCACCAGAGGATGAAAGCAAAAGGCAAGTACTACAGTATTACCTGACTCAAAAACGCGCTATAACTAATTTTCTTGTGCAACCATTACAACGGCAGGGGTTGGGTTATATAGATCAACAGGCTCAGGTTGTGTTTATCAAGCGGGGTTTAGATGGTTCTAAGTCAGGCGCACTGGTTTGGGATACCGCACGGATTGACAATCGTTGTACGGAGTACCCCGAAAACAGCGATGGGCTACGCCCCGCCGGAGGCGATCGCTCTCCTGGGTGGTTTCATTTCAAATTGGGTGGAGAGCCTGACGATAAAATTGAGAGAGTATACCTGTGTTCTTCCCCCATTGATGCGCTGACAATGGCAGAGATTGATAGGAATGCACACAAGGGGCAACCACCAGTTAGAACAATGTACATGGCAGTGGATGACCAGGATAACTTGCCTTTTGAACTCCTCAGAAATATCAGCAGAATTGGACTGGCATTTAATAATGATGATCTTGGTAATGAAGCTGCCCAGGTTGTTCAGGAAATGCTACCCCAGGCTAAAAGAATTGCACCCAAGGGGCTTAGTTGGAATGAGGTTTTTGTTAGAGAGCGGCAGCAGCAGCAAGAGATGCTGGAGCAAAAGCAACGGGGGCGAGGTTTTAGTCGATGA
- a CDS encoding IS4 family transposase: MLPEFYETNLKRELGRAEYLLLKILINLLQSIKTVSLEALATGLPIPILFESRRKKIQRFLSLNYINVEEIWFPIIKSWLEIYFPLNQVVYLVIDRTNWGCINLLMISVVWDKRSIPIYFELLGKLGSSNFDEQEAVFKKALPIFKNYKTVVLGDREFCSIKLANWLTEQKVYFCLRLKKDAFIEIEPEIWLQLRDLGLAPGLSFFYQGIKYTKSTGFITFNLAGKWKRKRFGVAPEEAWFILTNLDDLDSAIIAYKQRFDIEEMFRDFKSGGYNLEDTNVSGQRLISLILLISLAYTSATISGQKIKRMGVQKYVGRIKESLRTIRRHSSFYIGLYGSNWVNFMENSYELVSELMTLAPNKRKYYQQGERAMKLILSAS, translated from the coding sequence ATGTTACCAGAATTCTACGAGACAAACCTCAAGCGAGAATTGGGACGTGCAGAATATTTATTACTAAAAATTCTAATTAATTTATTACAATCAATAAAAACTGTAAGCCTTGAAGCATTGGCTACTGGTTTACCTATCCCCATATTATTTGAAAGTAGAAGAAAGAAAATCCAACGATTCTTATCTTTAAATTATATAAATGTTGAAGAGATATGGTTCCCAATTATTAAAAGTTGGCTAGAAATATATTTTCCTTTAAATCAAGTTGTTTATTTAGTAATAGACAGGACTAATTGGGGATGTATTAATTTATTAATGATCAGCGTAGTTTGGGATAAGAGGTCTATCCCAATATATTTTGAGTTGTTAGGCAAGTTAGGTTCGAGTAATTTTGATGAGCAAGAAGCAGTATTCAAAAAAGCATTACCGATTTTCAAGAATTATAAAACTGTAGTGTTAGGAGACCGAGAATTTTGTTCAATAAAGCTGGCTAACTGGTTGACAGAGCAGAAAGTATATTTCTGTTTACGCTTAAAAAAGGATGCATTTATAGAAATAGAACCGGAAATTTGGCTGCAATTAAGAGATTTAGGTTTAGCACCTGGACTTTCTTTCTTTTATCAAGGTATTAAATATACAAAATCTACAGGATTTATTACCTTTAATCTTGCAGGTAAATGGAAACGTAAACGCTTTGGAGTTGCGCCGGAAGAGGCTTGGTTTATCTTAACTAATTTAGATGATTTAGATTCGGCGATTATTGCTTATAAACAGCGTTTTGATATTGAAGAGATGTTTAGAGATTTTAAAAGCGGTGGTTATAACTTGGAAGATACTAATGTATCAGGTCAAAGGCTAATTTCCCTAATATTATTAATCTCGCTCGCCTATACAAGTGCAACTATATCTGGTCAAAAAATTAAACGCATGGGTGTTCAAAAATATGTTGGACGAATTAAAGAATCTTTAAGGACAATTCGCCGTCATAGCAGTTTTTATATTGGATTATATGGGTCTAACTGGGTCAATTTCATGGAAAATTCTTATGAATTGGTGTCCGAGTTAATGACACTAGCTCCTAATAAGCGTAAGTATTATCAACAAGGCGAAAGAGCTATGAAGCTTATTTTATCTGCATCCTAG
- a CDS encoding relaxase/mobilization nuclease domain-containing protein — translation MIGNQTKGKSFRGLLDYLENKEQSSLIGGNMFGRNARELAREFRLSRQLNPEAEKVVHHVSLSLSPGEQLDNDTWCLVADKYIEEMGYTANQYAIYRHSDRNHDHIHICASRISLDDGKITRDSWEYVRSEKIIRQLELEYGLQQTLSSKEKLNRAPSYGQQRRIEREQLEYEHGLRNTPPQQSIKTQLIEVIDRAIVDKPTMPQLVERLQLQGVEVRHGLTRNGKSKGISYSWNDQKFSGTSLGPAYTFPGLQKHKFIDYQPQRDDELIENLLKNPKEQAVESQRFINTIVDFIEQSVVDDALAETLPQLTEQLSIYRQQLFRAKTAFNDFETALTTELQSHADQKAILSISDYIEQSAIESALTETVLGLTEQLSQYKEQLFIDKTTFNDFDEAFTAELQSHAVKKAILSIFDYIEQSTIESALTETVLGLTEQISQYKEQLFIDKTTFNDFDEAFTAELQSHAVKKTISSIFDSYGGTKRARMQIK, via the coding sequence ATGATTGGCAACCAAACCAAGGGTAAAAGCTTTCGTGGACTCCTTGACTATCTTGAAAACAAAGAGCAGTCATCTTTAATTGGCGGCAATATGTTTGGCAGAAATGCCAGAGAACTCGCTAGAGAATTCCGACTGTCTCGACAACTTAATCCAGAAGCGGAGAAAGTAGTTCACCATGTTTCGCTCTCACTAAGCCCAGGCGAACAGCTAGACAATGATACTTGGTGCCTTGTAGCCGACAAGTACATCGAGGAAATGGGTTACACAGCTAACCAATATGCCATCTACCGCCACAGCGACCGCAACCACGACCATATACATATTTGCGCCAGCAGAATCAGTTTGGATGACGGCAAGATTACCCGCGATAGCTGGGAGTATGTGCGCTCTGAAAAAATCATTCGACAGCTAGAACTAGAATATGGTTTACAGCAAACTCTAAGTAGCAAGGAGAAACTGAACCGCGCCCCCAGCTATGGGCAACAGCGACGAATCGAAAGGGAACAACTAGAATACGAGCATGGTTTGAGAAACACGCCGCCACAACAGTCAATCAAAACCCAACTAATTGAAGTAATCGACCGCGCCATAGTAGATAAACCGACTATGCCGCAACTGGTTGAGCGATTGCAATTACAAGGTGTAGAAGTTCGTCACGGATTAACACGCAACGGTAAAAGTAAGGGCATCTCGTACTCGTGGAATGACCAGAAATTCAGCGGCACATCTTTGGGGCCTGCCTATACATTCCCAGGTTTACAAAAACATAAGTTTATTGACTACCAGCCCCAACGGGATGATGAGCTTATTGAGAATCTGTTGAAGAATCCTAAAGAGCAAGCAGTGGAGAGCCAAAGATTCATAAATACAATCGTTGACTTTATTGAACAGTCAGTAGTTGATGATGCCTTGGCTGAAACGTTGCCACAATTAACAGAACAACTATCTATTTATCGGCAACAACTCTTTCGAGCTAAAACTGCATTCAATGACTTTGAAACAGCGTTGACGACTGAGTTGCAATCCCACGCAGATCAGAAAGCAATTTTGTCAATCTCTGATTATATTGAGCAATCAGCTATCGAGTCAGCTTTAACTGAAACAGTATTAGGATTAACAGAGCAACTATCTCAATACAAAGAGCAACTATTTATTGATAAAACTACATTCAATGACTTTGATGAAGCATTTACGGCTGAGTTGCAATCCCATGCAGTGAAGAAAGCCATTTTATCAATCTTTGATTATATTGAGCAATCAACTATCGAGTCAGCTTTAACTGAAACAGTATTAGGATTAACAGAGCAAATTTCTCAATACAAAGAGCAACTATTTATTGATAAAACTACATTCAATGACTTTGATGAAGCATTTACGGCTGAGTTGCAATCCCATGCAGTGAAGAAAACCATTTCATCAATCTTTGATTCTTACGGGGGGACAAAAAGGGCTAGGATGCAGATAAAATAA
- a CDS encoding MobC family plasmid mobilization relaxosome protein, which produces MRPKLSKNLLRTKTLEARVNVIEHEMIKLKAQDAGLSIAELTRRSVLLKPLPKRLSKITLATYRELVRIGNNINQLTRATNTAIKMGLRPPADPEQLKQLQELLQQIGRELSQIETEITDDDDIDDDGEQEDWE; this is translated from the coding sequence ATGCGTCCTAAACTGTCAAAAAACCTGCTTCGTACCAAGACATTAGAAGCTCGTGTCAACGTAATCGAACACGAGATGATTAAGTTGAAAGCACAAGACGCGGGACTAAGCATAGCTGAATTAACAAGACGCAGTGTTTTACTAAAACCACTGCCCAAACGACTGAGCAAAATAACCCTAGCTACTTATAGAGAATTAGTACGCATCGGCAACAATATTAATCAACTTACCAGAGCCACCAATACAGCTATTAAAATGGGACTGCGACCACCCGCAGATCCAGAACAACTAAAACAGCTACAAGAACTCTTACAACAAATTGGTCGGGAACTGTCCCAAATTGAAACTGAAATTACCGATGACGATGACATTGACGACGACGGAGAGCAGGAGGACTGGGAGTAA